The Triticum urartu cultivar G1812 chromosome 5, Tu2.1, whole genome shotgun sequence genome contains the following window.
GAGAAAGAAGACGCAGCTTGCAACAACCATGTAAAGAACGCCAGGGTGACCGAAAGCGTGAACTGAATGCAGTCCAGCCGCGAGTATTCCGCGCAGAAGTTCATATCCTTCATGAAGAAAATCGTCACGCTGGCAGAGGCACAGAATCCCGAGAACATGAGAATCGCCAGGACCTGCAATGCGTTCACAATTGATGTGATCACTGACATACCGCTGGTCAACCAAAAGGTAATGCAAAGCATAACAGTTGTTAAAATGTCTTGCTCAAATGGACAATTTTTTGGCAAAGTTTGATCGAGCACCTGTGATAAAGAGTCTCTTTAAGGCTGTCTTATATTCTCATAAAGGAAGGCAAAACGAAAAACATCTGGGTGCGGTTTTCCTGAATTTCATTTTTCGTAAGAACTAATTGGCATTGATAAAAAAACTGGGTTCAGTTGTTTCAGTGCATGCCTTCAGATAATTCAGGCATAGCTGCATGGACAATAGAAGTGATAAAGTGCATGACTTACCCAATCAATGATAACAAAGAACAATAGAAAATCCGGGGCATGAAGATCCCTGTTATTCCTCAGAGAAAATATATCCTGACAAGCCAAGTACAAACTCCACAAAAGCTGCAGGATCAACACTAGATTCATGTAGCTGAAATAAAGAGAGACCATAATATACTCGTTAGTTGATATCAACAAAACAAACTTAACCTCCTGCCCAAGCAATTGTGGGAGTAATCAAGACATTTAAGACTTTATGCAGTTCATAATCACAATGATATGAACTTGATATGAAAAAGATACATCATTGGCGCACACCGGCACACTCGTACAACAGTCAAGACATGTCACATGCTGACACAGAACCTAACTTGCACAATCCTCATAAATTCTTTTACCATGGGAGTAGGTATTGAATGAAACACGAGGCTTCGTTGTGAGTTTTGGATGATACAGACTGGTCCCTGACTAGATCGTGCCAAGTGAATGTTAACTCGGAAAGATTCTAGGGACAGGTCAATTGGTAGGATAGCCTAACCTGCATATTTCCTAACTTGTGTAAGTTCTCAACAAGTGCACATGCCTAGAAGTTGGGCTGTGTGACATATAATCTTTGGGAATATTCAACTTGAATATTGGACGGCAACAAGAGATTTGACACTGACAATCAGGATTCACTGGAAAACTAAAATGCTGCAGCGCACATATTAGACAAGTACTGTATCTAGTCATTCACAGAAAACATTAGTAGAGGATACTCTTGTTAGGGAAAAGAATACTTAAGTTCATGTAAACTCTCCAGACTATCGACGACTGAATATAAATATGTACAATGTCGAGTTTCTAGTGCTGCAAACAGGTATGAAATTTGTAATGGAACGAACTCTACTACTACATAAACACTCTTCGAACTTGAATTAGGAAATCACCTAATGAAGTGTCATTTCGTTTGTACCGGTGAGGCCATATATTTAGTACTTAGAACTTGAACTAGGAAATCACCTAATCACCTAATGAAGTGGGTGGCCGACTGGATAAATACGTTTACCAAAACGAGGCCTCCTACTTGTGTATACATGATGGACTGATTAGCAGATATAGTTAAGAAGTCAATCCATGTCATGACGCTAAAGGAAAATGTATAGTATTCGACGGGGATGCCATCTAGCCTTTTGTGTATGAAACTCCCCAAAATTACTCTTGAAAGAAAGAGAAGAACTCACGCAACTTAACCAAAACCTTGAAAGACCCAAAATGAATTTGCAAGAAAACACACAAAGGGGGAAGAAAGAACAGAGGAAGCATCTGCGGGAGAATGAAATTACAAGTAGGCGCTGTAGTTGGAGAAGCCGAAAGCGGAACACATGGCGAGGGaagatgcggcggcgaagaagcACTGCGACAGACGCAGCGCCATGCCGCTCCATGTCCCTGGGCTCCCCACTATGCGCTTCATCGAACCCCTGCCTCTTCCTGGGCTCGgctctgctctgctctgctctgcGGAGAGGTGTGAGGTGAAGAAACCGATCGATGGAGAGGAGTCCTGGCTAGCCGGCCGGGCAGAATCTGTAGCTGTAGCACTTGCTAAGTGTCGCGTGGGATGGGAAAGGTGATGGCTATCAGCAGGAACCGGGCAGGATCTCTTACCTGCAACTGGCTTGTGTGAGATGAGATGGGAGAGGTGAACCTATGTTGAAGAAATATCGTGCTTTGCCGGTTTTGGCTACGGTGGAGTAGAGCCATGTGAGCCCTGCATCGATACATTAACCCAACGGCATTTCTAACGGAATCCCTATCCAGCGCTAAAGGAGTAAAAAATTGGTTTTACTCCTCTAACGCGCACCTAACAGATCCATAATCCGCCGTAAAAAAGTAAAATTTATACTCTGACTCTTATCCCTTCCTTAGTTTTACTCAACCACTCTGGCACGAAGTAAAAATCTCACACACCTCTCGCCTCCCCCTGCTACTCCTGCGCTCAGTTGTCGGGCCTTCCATGAGCTCCCCGCCATCGCCCCCTGCCCCAGTCGTGCTGTCAGCCTACGCCACCTCCGCGGCCGCACTGGTCGAGCTTTTCCCTAATAGTGTCGTCACGGGCAACCTTACCCCTTActactgctacttactagtagcgtgggtttttacccctcgctattCCTAAGTACGAGGTAGGTGAAGTCCTCATATCCTCGGCCGgatccctcctctctccctcagtCTCCCATCCCCCCTCCCCCACCACCCTTTCTTCATAGGATCTCCCATGGTGCTCCTGCCCAAGCACATctcctcctccatggcgcccaACGAGTCCGCCTCCTCGCGTCGCTGGCGTCCAGGAGCTCGCCCGTCTTCCCCCTCGCCTCCATGCCACCGTGACGGAGCACCTCGCCACCGGTGACCAGCACCGATGCGCCCTCCATCTCCTTCCTTTCTCCCTTATTTCTCTTTTCCCCtctctgtaacgccccgagaccgatgtgccaggtgtcttccagttattcgctgacgttgtcatgtcatttgcttgcgtgttgcatcttatcatgtcatcatgtgcattgcatcatcatgttttaaaacttgcattcgtccaggttctccgagttctctccgttgtccgttctgagcccaaccacacttgcacgcgcccgcggcatgtccgaaataatattttataagtggccggaaaatattctcagaatgggatgagagttgacgtgtggtcttattatagtgtagatagaccgcctgtcaagtttcatcgcattcggagatcgtttgatgccccaacggataactatagcggcagtatagccggtctaacgtcggacgttttcggtctccggaaaccgtaccgggctgcatctctcccctcttctctcagaccaacccgctcttcacaatcctccagacccaacctaacctctctcgtcagcccgcggccctcctcgcgcgcgtccgaaagttgtcccgaacccgacccggactgtcgccaccgttgtgttcggatcatccccaaacatatacaaaacgtctccgttttcttatttggactccctaactattttattcgcgatcgtgcgattatgatcggagggacggattagccGCTACCCAAAAATCTAATTGCTATATATAGTCCAACCCCTAGACCAAACCCTAAAATTTAGGAGCTTTGTCCCATTGAGCCGCCGCCACTCATCCTGTCTCTTCCTCCTCGGGTTCCTCCCCGATTCAAAAGCCCCTCCTCGCTTTCACCACCACACCAACCAAAGCCCCCTGCTCcctgcctcctcctcgtcgcATTTGAGCCCGAGCGCGCCACCAATGACCCGCAGGCCGACCCCGTCGCCGCTCCTCCCCTGCtcttttccttctccttccctGCCTCTACTCCATCCtctcacctctctctctctctctctctctctcacaggaaccgaatgccgccgccgcccttggaACTCCTCTGCCACGGACGCTGGGTCCCAAGGTCCCCGCGCCCATCCTCATGGTGCCCCGCAGCCTCTTCGTCGTTTCGAAGCTCCTCGCCATCGCCCGCGTAGGCGCCATGACCGCCACCCCGCTGCCTCCGCTTCGATCCGGCAGGAAACAGGACCCGAAGACCTCTCGTTCTTGGATCCGAACGGCACCGAGCTCCCGCGTTGACCCCTCCCCATCCTGCCACTCGCCGGAGTCCTCAGCGCCGGCGTGCCGTGCTGCCTTGTCCCGTTCCTGGCCGCCAAGTCCCATGCCGCCGCTGCTCGTCTTCCTGTCGAGAAGAGGAGGATAACGCCTCTGCTCTCTTCATTGACCCTCTGCAGCGGCCTCGTCCAGCCCCGATCCGCCAGCGCCTCGCCTCAATCTGGAGAGGCCCAGCTCCATCCCCCGTCGGGCCGCTCCTGCTGGCCTGCTTCCCCGGCCCAAGGCCCGCTAGGAGCAGCTCCCTCAGCCCCTCCTCTCTGTTCAGCCCAGCAGTGCACTAGATTCGGCCCAGTGTATTTTTTTTTCAGATCAGCGATTTATCTTTTTATCCAGAGCCGtccagttttacagaaaagcccttgttgatcatgcatttaataattccacaaccgtgcatcggattgaaatgttttatatatgaaagttgcttaaaattttgtctagtttaataatatgccactttcatccatgtttaaaatgcttaaaatgctgtttggttaattttgctcctatgccatgttaaaatgctttaattcataacttaataaccgtagctcggtttttaataaactttatatgtaatggggtggaaaaatgcctagtttaacatggtggcctcaatttgcatgtttaataactctaaaattgtgtttagggcagaatagtaccaaatccataaatacacacatgaggattttccggacttgttgtttgttgttccggcctcatttaaacttgcctagataggtagttttcttttgccTCACCCCTTGacatgttaagaacatttaatttggttgggtacataaccgggagtgaactaaataattgatgtggtgttccgtcaatatgcaactcgttgtatattgagctccacttaatttgtagtgttgtttgttgcactttgccatgccatgcatatttaaaccggacatgcatcatacttgtttgcgcattatgccatgcttatgtgatggttgtttactatgttgtttgcttctttccggtgtttcctcttcgggttagttccgataacgtcacgtttgtgaggatccgttcgacttcatccgtttgtcttcttcatggactcgttcttcttccttgcgggatcgcaggcaagatgaccataccctcgaaatcacttctatctttgcttgctagatgcttgctcttttgctatgcctatgctgcgatacctaccacttgcttatcatgcctcccatattgctaagccaaacctctaacccaccttgtcctagcaaaacgttgtttggctatgttactgttggggaacatagtaatttcaaaaaaattcctacgcacacgcaagatcatggtgatgaacatcaacgggaggggagagtgttttctacgtaccctcgtagaccagaagcggaagcattataacaacgcggttgatgtagtcatacatcttcacggcccgactgatcaggcaccgaaactacggcacctctgagttattgcacacgttcagctcgatgacgatccctggactccgatctagcaaagtgtcggggatgagttccgtcagcacaacggcatggtgacgatcttgatgttctaccgtcgcagggcttcgcctcagcaccgctacaatattatcgaggattatggtggaggggggcacctcacacggctaagagatcaatgatcaattgttgtgtctctggggtgcctcctgcccccgtatataaaggagtggaggagggagcCAGCCAAGGAGGATGGCGCACCCAAggggggggggagtccaactcccaccgggagtaggactcccctttttcctattaggagtaggagagggatggaagaggaaggagggaggaaggaaagggggggggggcgacccccttcccaattcggattgggcttggggggggtgccccctcccttgctcctttcccctcctttccactaaggcccaataaggcccatatacctaccggggggttccgataacctcccggtgatccggtattgtcccaatctcactcgaaacctttcccgtgtccaaatatagtcgtccaatatatcgatctttatgtctcgaccatttcgagactcctcgtcaagtccgtgatcacatccaggactccgaacaaccttcggtacatcaaaatatataaactcataatgaaactgtcatcgtaacgttaagcgtgcggaccctacgggttcgagaacaatgtagacatgaccgagacacgtctccggtcaataaccaatagcggaacctggatgctcatattggctcctacatattctacgaagatctttatcggtcagaccgcataaaaactgttggaaatatgccctagagggaataataaattagttattattattatatttcattgttcatgataatcgtttattatccatgctagacatgtattgataggaaactcagatacatgtgtggatacatagacaacaccatgtccctagtaagcctctagttgactagctcgttgatcaatagatggttacggtttcctgaccatggacattggatgtcgttgataacgggatcacatcattaggagaatgatatgatggacaagacccaatcctaagcctagcacaaagatcgtgtagttcgaatgctaaagcttttctaatttcaagtgtcatttccttagaccatgagattgtgcaactcccggataccgtaggagtgctttgggtgtgccaaacgtcacaacgtaactgggtggctataaaggtacactacaggtatctccgaaagtgtctgttgggttggcacgaatcgataCTGGGAtatgtcactccgtgtaaacggagaggtgtctctgggcccactcggtaggacatcatcataatgtgcacaatgtgatcaatgAGTTGATCaagggatgatgtgttacggaacgagtaaagagacttgccggtaacgagattgaacaaggtatcgggataccgacaatcgaatctcgggcaagtatcgtaccgatagacaaagggaattgtatatgggattgattgaatccttgacatcgtggttcatccgatgagatcatcgtggaacatgtgggagccaacatgggtatccagattccgctgttggttattggccggagagttgtctcggtcatgtctgcatggttcccgaacccgtagggtctacacacttaaggttcgatgacgctagggttatagggaaagtatgtacgcagttaccgaatgttgtttggagtcccggatgagattc
Protein-coding sequences here:
- the LOC125506455 gene encoding CASP-like protein 5B3 gives rise to the protein MKRIVGSPGTWSGMALRLSQCFFAAASSLAMCSAFGFSNYSAYFYMNLVLILQLLWSLYLACQDIFSLRNNRDLHAPDFLLFFVIIDWVLAILMFSGFCASASVTIFFMKDMNFCAEYSRLDCIQFTLSVTLAFFTWLLQAASSFSGFWLLVSFF